One segment of Pseudodesulfovibrio sp. 5S69 DNA contains the following:
- the thiC gene encoding phosphomethylpyrimidine synthase ThiC, translated as MSYTTQMDAARKGIVTPQMETVARKENIRIEDLMERMARGSVIIPANKNHKNLDAEAVGEGMRIKINVNLGISKDCCDVEPELDKVRAALGMKAEAIMDLSCYGKTQEFRQKLVEMSPAMIGTVPIYDAVGFYDKNLQDITVDEFFQVVERHVMDGVDFLTIHAGLNKHTAEKVKSAKRLTNIVSRGGSLLFTWMEINNAENPFYEHFDRLLDICEEYDVTLSLGDGCRPGCLYDATDACQVEELITLGELTKRAWERNVQVMIEGPGHMAMNEIPGNMMIEKRLCHNAPFYVLGPLVTDVAPGYDHITAAIGGAIAGASGADFLCYVTPAEHLRLPTLEDMKEGIVATRIAAHAADIAKGYPGAADWDNNMAKARAALDWDAQFALAMDPVKPVEYRKSSEPEHKDSCTMCGKMCAVRNMNRVLEGKDIQLDD; from the coding sequence ATGTCATATACCACTCAAATGGACGCGGCCCGCAAGGGTATCGTTACCCCCCAGATGGAGACCGTAGCCCGCAAGGAAAACATCCGCATCGAGGATCTCATGGAGCGGATGGCCAGGGGTTCCGTGATTATCCCGGCCAACAAGAACCACAAGAACCTGGATGCCGAGGCCGTGGGCGAAGGCATGCGCATCAAGATCAACGTCAACCTGGGCATCTCCAAGGACTGCTGCGACGTGGAACCCGAACTGGACAAGGTCCGGGCCGCCCTGGGCATGAAGGCCGAGGCCATCATGGACCTGTCCTGCTACGGCAAGACCCAGGAATTCCGGCAGAAACTGGTCGAAATGTCCCCGGCCATGATCGGCACCGTGCCCATCTACGACGCGGTGGGTTTCTACGACAAGAACCTCCAGGACATCACCGTGGATGAGTTCTTCCAGGTGGTCGAGCGCCACGTCATGGACGGCGTGGACTTCCTGACCATCCACGCGGGCCTGAACAAGCACACCGCCGAGAAGGTCAAGTCCGCGAAAAGGCTGACCAACATCGTTTCTCGCGGCGGCTCGCTGTTGTTCACCTGGATGGAGATCAACAACGCCGAGAACCCGTTCTACGAGCACTTCGACCGGCTGCTGGACATCTGCGAGGAATACGATGTGACCCTGAGTCTGGGCGACGGCTGCCGCCCCGGCTGCCTGTATGACGCCACCGACGCCTGCCAGGTGGAGGAGCTGATCACCCTGGGCGAGCTGACCAAGCGCGCCTGGGAGCGCAACGTCCAGGTCATGATCGAGGGCCCCGGCCACATGGCCATGAACGAGATCCCCGGCAACATGATGATCGAAAAGCGGTTGTGCCACAACGCCCCGTTCTACGTCCTCGGCCCGCTGGTCACGGACGTGGCTCCGGGCTACGACCACATCACGGCCGCCATCGGCGGAGCCATCGCGGGCGCGTCCGGCGCGGACTTCCTGTGCTACGTCACCCCGGCCGAGCACCTGCGTCTGCCCACCCTGGAAGACATGAAGGAGGGCATCGTGGCCACCCGCATCGCGGCCCACGCCGCCGACATCGCCAAGGGATACCCCGGCGCGGCGGACTGGGACAACAACATGGCCAAGGCCCGCGCGGCCCTGGACTGGGACGCCCAGTTCGCCCTGGCCATGGATCCGGTCAAGCCCGTGGAATACCGCAAGTCCTCCGAGCCCGAGCACAAGGACTCCTGCACCATGTGCGGCAAGATGTGCGCCGTGCGCAACATGAACCGCGTGCTTGAGGGCAAGGATATCCAACTGGACGACTAG
- a CDS encoding 2,3-butanediol dehydrogenase, producing METVPVPPSPPAGWVKIAVDWCGICGSDLHEYVAGPIFIPVDAPHPLTGKQGSLILGHEFTGRVVEVGDGVSNVKVGDMVAPDACQHCGECITCRTGRYNVCEKLAFTGLHNDGAFAKYVNVPAELCFVLPEGVSPEAGAVIEPLGTGFKAVREAGTILGETVVVIGAGTIGLGTLMAAKAAGAGKVIVLEMSAARIAKAKECGADVVLNPRECDAVAEVKAMTNGSGADVSFECVGNKMTGPLAVDIIRNAGRAIIVGIFEEPSEFNFFSLSGTDKRVIGTLAYTLEDFIGVSALLANGALKAEPLITGRIGLEDIVEKGFLELINNKDENIKILVKLGE from the coding sequence GTGGAGACCGTCCCCGTTCCCCCGTCCCCGCCGGCGGGTTGGGTCAAGATCGCCGTGGACTGGTGCGGCATCTGTGGATCCGACCTGCACGAGTACGTGGCCGGTCCCATCTTCATCCCGGTGGACGCCCCCCATCCCCTGACCGGGAAGCAGGGCAGCCTGATCCTGGGCCATGAATTCACCGGCAGGGTGGTCGAGGTCGGCGACGGCGTGAGCAACGTCAAGGTCGGCGACATGGTCGCCCCGGACGCCTGCCAGCACTGCGGCGAATGCATCACCTGCCGGACCGGGCGGTACAACGTCTGCGAAAAGCTGGCCTTTACGGGGCTGCACAACGACGGGGCGTTCGCCAAGTACGTCAACGTCCCGGCCGAGCTCTGCTTCGTGCTGCCCGAGGGCGTGTCCCCCGAGGCCGGCGCCGTCATCGAACCGTTGGGCACCGGCTTCAAGGCCGTGCGCGAGGCCGGGACGATCCTCGGCGAGACGGTCGTGGTCATCGGCGCGGGCACCATCGGTCTGGGCACTCTGATGGCCGCCAAGGCCGCGGGTGCGGGCAAGGTCATCGTCCTGGAGATGTCCGCCGCCCGGATCGCCAAGGCCAAGGAATGCGGCGCGGACGTGGTCCTCAACCCCCGCGAATGCGACGCCGTGGCCGAGGTCAAGGCCATGACCAACGGCTCCGGGGCCGACGTCTCCTTCGAGTGCGTCGGCAACAAGATGACCGGCCCCCTGGCCGTGGACATCATCCGCAACGCGGGCCGGGCCATCATCGTGGGCATCTTCGAGGAGCCCAGCGAGTTCAACTTCTTCAGCCTGAGCGGCACGGACAAGCGCGTCATCGGCACCCTGGCCTACACCCTGGAGGACTTCATCGGCGTGTCGGCCCTGCTTGCCAACGGTGCGCTCAAGGCCGAACCGCTGATCACGGGCCGCATCGGCCTGGAGGACATCGTGGAGAAAGGTTTCCTGGAGCTGATCAACAACAAGGACGAGAACATCAAGATCCTCGTTAAACTGGGGGAATAG
- the thiH gene encoding 2-iminoacetate synthase ThiH, with protein sequence MSFYPLMETYAEGLPDARFDDFTEQDVRRAINRTTATVEDFMALMSPAASSLLEEMARKASRLTVQHFGRTVSLFTPLYLANICTNHCVYCGFNCTNRIHRSMLSLEEVDAEGAAIAATGLRNLLILTGDAPAKTGVDYLEACTRVLNRHFPSVSIEVFAMTEEEYARLVRAGVDGMTMFQETYDEKLYAVLHPKGPKRDYRFRLDAPERACRAGMRVVNIGALLGLGDWRRDALLTGLHAAYLMHNYPETDIAVSLPRMRPHVGDWEPATIVSDRDMVQFLMALRLFLPRVGITISTRENAEFRENILPLGVTRMSAGVSTAVGGHADETSGEENTGQFDISDARSVDEVCAALRSRGYQPVFKDWEPLFETRGEGI encoded by the coding sequence ATGAGTTTTTACCCGCTCATGGAGACGTACGCCGAGGGACTGCCCGACGCGCGTTTCGACGACTTCACCGAACAGGACGTGCGCCGGGCCATCAACCGGACCACGGCCACGGTGGAGGACTTCATGGCCCTGATGAGCCCGGCCGCCTCCTCCCTGCTGGAGGAGATGGCGCGGAAGGCCAGCCGACTGACCGTCCAGCACTTCGGGCGGACCGTCAGCCTGTTCACGCCGCTCTACCTGGCCAACATCTGCACCAACCACTGCGTCTATTGCGGTTTCAACTGCACCAACAGGATTCACCGCTCCATGCTCAGCCTGGAGGAGGTGGACGCGGAGGGCGCGGCCATCGCGGCCACTGGACTCAGGAACCTGCTCATCCTCACCGGCGATGCCCCGGCCAAGACCGGGGTGGACTACCTGGAGGCCTGCACCAGGGTCCTGAACAGGCACTTCCCGTCCGTGTCCATCGAGGTCTTTGCCATGACCGAGGAGGAGTACGCCCGGCTGGTCCGGGCGGGCGTGGACGGCATGACCATGTTCCAGGAGACCTACGACGAGAAACTCTATGCCGTGCTTCACCCCAAAGGCCCCAAGCGGGACTACCGGTTCCGCCTGGACGCCCCGGAGCGGGCCTGCCGGGCGGGCATGCGCGTGGTCAACATCGGCGCGCTGCTCGGCCTGGGCGACTGGCGGCGCGACGCGCTGCTGACCGGCCTGCACGCGGCCTATCTGATGCACAACTATCCGGAGACGGACATCGCCGTGTCCCTGCCGCGCATGCGCCCGCACGTGGGCGACTGGGAGCCCGCCACCATCGTCTCGGACCGGGACATGGTCCAGTTCCTCATGGCCCTGCGGCTGTTTCTGCCCAGGGTGGGCATCACCATCTCCACCCGCGAGAACGCCGAGTTCCGCGAGAACATCCTGCCGCTGGGCGTAACCCGCATGTCCGCGGGCGTGTCCACGGCCGTGGGCGGACACGCGGACGAGACCAGCGGCGAGGAGAACACGGGCCAGTTCGACATCAGCGACGCGCGCAGCGTGGACGAGGTCTGCGCCGCCCTGCGCAGCAGGGGCTACCAGCCGGTCTTCAAGGACTGGGAGCCCCTATTCGAAACCAGGGGAGAAGGCATATGA
- the thiE gene encoding thiamine phosphate synthase, with the protein MAFNRRNILDTDLYCLTAEKFSNGRSNIEVVREMLDAGVKLVQYREKDKKAGAKLKECRAIREMTRAAGAAFIVNDDIDIAILVGADGVHVGQEDLPVECVRELVGPDMAIGLSTHSPEQARDAIRRGADYIGVGPIFRTYTKDDVVDPVGLEYLDYVVANHDIPFVAIGGIKEHNLGEVVRHGARCAALVTEIVGGANIAAKITALRNQMEAAKE; encoded by the coding sequence ATGGCCTTCAATCGGCGTAACATCCTGGATACCGACCTGTACTGCCTGACCGCCGAGAAATTCTCCAACGGGCGGTCCAATATCGAGGTGGTCCGCGAGATGCTCGACGCGGGCGTGAAGCTCGTCCAGTACCGGGAAAAGGACAAGAAGGCGGGCGCAAAGCTCAAGGAGTGCCGCGCCATCCGCGAGATGACCCGAGCAGCCGGGGCCGCCTTCATCGTCAACGACGACATCGACATCGCCATCCTGGTGGGCGCGGACGGGGTGCATGTGGGCCAGGAGGACCTGCCCGTGGAGTGCGTGCGCGAGCTGGTCGGCCCGGACATGGCCATCGGCCTGTCCACGCACAGCCCGGAGCAGGCCCGCGACGCCATCAGGCGCGGCGCCGACTACATCGGCGTGGGCCCGATCTTCCGCACCTACACCAAGGACGACGTGGTCGACCCCGTGGGTCTCGAATACCTTGATTACGTGGTCGCCAACCACGACATCCCCTTTGTTGCCATCGGCGGCATCAAGGAACATAACCTCGGCGAGGTGGTCCGGCACGGCGCGCGCTGCGCGGCCCTGGTCACCGAAATCGTCGGGGGAGCGAATATTGCAGCTAAAATAACCGCCCTCCGCAATCAAATGGAAGCGGCGAAGGAGTAA
- the thiF gene encoding sulfur carrier protein ThiS adenylyltransferase ThiF has protein sequence MNKVEEGIAVHIGEENLARLQRVKIGIAGCGGLGSNCAMHLVRSGFTRFVLVDFDRVEFSNLNRQAFFSLQVGQFKAEALAANMRAVNPELELEIYVEKVDVTRVKRLFVDCDAVVEAFDAPVAKKRLVEALLPLGKLVVAASGIGGCGDGDALTTRKVRDNFYLVGDGVTECSLDTPPLSPRVGIAAAKQADVILAHFLGRLGNGEGE, from the coding sequence ATGAACAAGGTGGAAGAAGGGATCGCCGTCCATATCGGCGAGGAGAACCTGGCCCGGCTGCAACGGGTGAAGATCGGCATCGCCGGGTGCGGTGGGCTGGGCTCCAACTGCGCCATGCACCTGGTGCGTAGCGGGTTCACCCGGTTCGTCTTGGTTGACTTTGACCGCGTGGAGTTTTCCAACCTCAACCGCCAGGCGTTCTTCAGCCTCCAGGTGGGGCAGTTCAAGGCCGAGGCCCTGGCCGCCAACATGCGCGCCGTGAACCCCGAACTGGAACTCGAAATCTACGTGGAGAAGGTGGACGTGACCCGGGTGAAGCGGCTCTTCGTGGACTGCGACGCCGTGGTCGAAGCCTTCGACGCCCCGGTGGCCAAGAAGCGGCTGGTGGAGGCCCTGCTGCCCCTGGGCAAGCTGGTGGTCGCGGCCTCGGGCATCGGCGGGTGCGGCGACGGCGACGCCCTGACCACGCGCAAGGTCCGCGACAACTTCTATCTCGTCGGCGACGGCGTGACCGAATGCTCTCTGGACACGCCGCCCCTGTCGCCCAGGGTGGGCATCGCCGCCGCCAAGCAGGCGGACGTCATCCTGGCCCATTTTCTGGGACGGCTGGGAAACGGGGAGGGCGAATGA